A stretch of DNA from Rhodococcus sp. NBC_00297:
GATCTTGTAGGTCTTGCCCGACTGCACGGGATCGCCGGCGTCGAAGGCCTTGAGCGAGATGTCGCGTCGGATGAGCTTCTCCTTGAAGACGTCCAGGGCGGCCTTCGCGCGTTCCTCGGCCTCGGCGGTGATGACGATGGCCTCGTCTCCGGACCACTCGATGCTCGCGCCGGTGCCGCGGAAGTCGAAGCGGGTCGACAGCTCCTTGCCGGCCTGGTTCAGAGCGTTGTCGACCTCCTGGCGGTCCACCTTGCTCACGACGTCGAACGACGAATCAGCCACTGACAACACTCCTTCGTGCGTGATCGGTACGGTGCCGACGGTAGCGTGTCCAGCCGGTTTGCCATCGAGGGGTGCGGTCGTTGTATTCTGCGTATCGCACCTGGAGCGGTCACTCGACGAGTGTCCGGCGCCATGGAGCATCCCGGCAGATTGCCCGAGCGGCCAATGGGAGCGGACTGTAAATCCGTCGGCTTATGCCTACGTAGGTTCGAATCCTACATCTGCCACACCCGACGAGACCCCGGCGAGAATCCTCGCCGGGGTCTCGTCGTCGGGGTGGGGGCAGGCGGCACGCGAAACGCCGCGTGCAACTCGTTCACCAGGCAATTTGGCGAGCGGTCTGACCCCTGTGTAATGTCTTCGAAGGCTTCGACGTGCACCTCGTGTGCGCCGATCCTGCCCCCTTAGCTCAGTCGGTAGAGCGTTTCCATGGTAAGGAAAAGGTCAACGGTTCGATTCCGTTAGGGGGCTCGCGGGACCGAGCGCCGGCCGGCGTCCGGCACCGAGGCGGTGTAGCTCAGTCGGTAGAGCAAACGACTCATAATCGTTGTGTCGCCGGTTCAAGTCCGGCCATCGCTACTCGACAGAGGACTCCGCCGCTGCTGCGCGCAGTGGGGTCCGGTATTCATGACCGACGCAGCACCCGTATCGCGCTCTACCCGAAAGCAGGCATCGACGTGGCCTCCTCCACTGACGTTCGGCCCAAGATCACCTTGGCGTGCGAGGTGTGCAAGCACCGTAACTACATCACCAAGAAGAATCGCCGCAACGATCCCGATCGCCTCGAGATCAAGAAGTTCTGCCCGAACTGCGGAACTCATCGCGCGCACCGCGAATCTCGCTGATCATTCGCACAGCAGCGCTGCCCCGGCACAGTCGCCGTGGCAGCGCTGACGTGTGTCCAGGTGCCGGTGACCCAGTCGGCTCGGCGCCGTCCGTCTCGAACTCGCCCGACAGAGCCGTCCGGACTGTCTCTCGTCCCACGCTCGGGTGTCCCGTGGTGAGTTCCACATCATTCTCGGGGGAGTCGACGACGTGACAGTCACCGCAACCGCAACCGACCGGGGCGACACGCCTGCCGTGGACCCGGCGGTGCACACCGCCAGCATGGTCGGGCATCACTACCGCATGCCCGACTTCTACGAGATCGGGCGCGAGAAGGTGCGCGAGTACTCGCGGGCCGTGCAGAACGATCATCCCGCGCACTCCTCGGAGGACGCCGCGGCCGAGCTCGGGTACGAGCATCTCGTCGCACCGGCCACCTTCATCTCGGTCGTCGGCATCATCGCGCAGAAGGCCATGTTCGACGAGGTCATCACCGGGTACGACCTGTCGCAGATCATGCAGGCGGATCAGCGTCTCGAGTTCCACCGTCCGATCGTGGCGGGGGACCGCCTGACCGTCGACG
This window harbors:
- a CDS encoding YajQ family cyclic di-GMP-binding protein — translated: MADSSFDVVSKVDRQEVDNALNQAGKELSTRFDFRGTGASIEWSGDEAIVITAEAEERAKAALDVFKEKLIRRDISLKAFDAGDPVQSGKTYKITGTLVQGITTENAKKISKKIRDEGPKGVKAQIQGEELRVSSKKRDDLQAVQQLLKGEDFGIALQFVNYR
- the rpmG gene encoding 50S ribosomal protein L33, whose product is MASSTDVRPKITLACEVCKHRNYITKKNRRNDPDRLEIKKFCPNCGTHRAHRESR
- the hadA gene encoding (3R)-hydroxyacyl-ACP dehydratase subunit HadA, translated to MTVTATATDRGDTPAVDPAVHTASMVGHHYRMPDFYEIGREKVREYSRAVQNDHPAHSSEDAAAELGYEHLVAPATFISVVGIIAQKAMFDEVITGYDLSQIMQADQRLEFHRPIVAGDRLTVDVSLESFRQMGGSDIIITKNMVTDEAGEDVMTSWTTLVAKTGGGSDQDALEMAKGVMKHDS